Proteins encoded in a region of the Vitis riparia cultivar Riparia Gloire de Montpellier isolate 1030 chromosome 7, EGFV_Vit.rip_1.0, whole genome shotgun sequence genome:
- the LOC117917478 gene encoding protein LIGHT-DEPENDENT SHORT HYPOCOTYLS 4-like yields the protein MDSIPEMDSSNSENTSINTSSNSSAATSSSSASTTPSRYENQKRRDWNTFGQYLKNHRPPLSLSRCSGAHVLEFLRYLDQFGKTKVHTPICPFYGHPNPPAPCPCPLRQAWGSLDALIGRLRAAFEENGGKPEANPFGARAVRLYLREVRDLQSKARGISYEKKKRKRLPQQMPPQLPPPGAS from the coding sequence ATGGATTCAATTCCAGAAATGGACAGCTCCAACTCTGAGAATACCAGCATCAACACAAGCAGCAACAGCTCAGCTGCGACCTCCTCCTCTTCCGCTTCCACCACTCCCAGCCGCTACGAGAACCAGAAGCGCCGAGACTGGAACACCTTCGGCCAATACTTGAAAAACCACAGGCCACCGCTGTCGCTGTCGCGCTGCAGCGGAGCTCATGTCCTGGAATTCCTCCGCTACCTGGACCAATTCGGCAAGACCAAAGTCCACACCCCAATTTGCCCTTTCTACGGCCACCCAAACCCTCCTGCGCCTTGCCCGTGCCCTCTCCGCCAGGCCTGGGGAAGCCTGGATGCTCTCATCGGACGCCTCCGCGCCGCCTTCGAAGAGAATGGAGGGAAGCCTGAAGCAAACCCATTTGGGGCAAGGGCTGTGAGGCTCTATCTCCGAGAGGTTCGCGATTTGCAGTCCAAAGCGAGGGGGATCAGCTACGAGAAGAAGAAGCGGAAGCGCCTTCCGCAGCAGATGCCACCACAGCTGCCTCCTCCAGGAGCCAGTTAA